GTCACCAATGAGTTTTTCTTCACTTCTAACAACATTATGACTGTTGGTCTGCAAACATCGACCATTGCATTAATCGGTATTGGCGCAACTTGCGTTATCTTAACGGGTGGTATCGACTTAAGTACGGGGTCTGTGGTTGCTCTTTCAGGAGTCGCTGCTGCAATGATTGTAAATGCAGGTGTGCCTGTGCCGTTAGGTATGGTGTTGGGTATCTTAGTTGGCGGTATCTGTGGTTTAGTCAATGGTATTTTAGTCACCCAAATGAAATTACCGCCATTTATCGCCACTCTCGGTATGATGATGGTTGCCCGTGGTTTAGCACTCTATGTCACTAACGCAGCCCCAGTTTCAGGTATGCCGGAAAGTTTCGCAGCCTTAGGTAACGGTGCCTTATTCAAAATTGTGGAAGAAGGTCCGAACGGCTTACCGAAAGTGGTGTTTGCAGGTATTCCATATCCTGTGATTATTATGATCTTTATCACCGTACTCTTTACCTTTGCCTTAACTAAATTAAAAGTGGGTCGCTACATTTATGCGATCGGTTCAAATGAAGAAGCGGCTCGCTTATCTGGTATCAAAACCAATGTTGTCAAAATTTATGCCTATGTTGCTAGTGGCTTACTCTCTGGCTTAACAGGCGTAATCCTTGCTTCTCGCTTAGTAACAGCACAGCCAAACGGCGGTGTGGCTTACGAGCTAGATGCAATCGCAAGTGCAGTAGTCGGGGGAACATCGTTGATGGGCGGTGTCGGTACCATCCCTGGCACATTAATCGGGTCATTCATTATCGGTGTACTCCGTAATGGTTTGAATATGAATGGCGTATCATCGTTTGTGCAAATGATTGTTATCGGTTTGGTGATTATCGTAGCCGTGTCTTTAGACCAGCTCCGTCAATCTAAAAAACTTGGTAAGAAATAAACTCTAGAGGAGATTTAACTATGAAAAAATTAGCAATCGTAACCGCAACTGTATTAGGTTTATCAACCCTTTTTGCAGGCTCAGCGTGGGCAAAATCAGACGAAATCGCAGTAATCGTAAAATCCGCTAACTCTACTTTCTGGCAAAACGTGCGTAAAGGTGCGGAAACCGCAGGTACAGATTTAGGTGGAAAATACAAAGTCACTTTCCAAGGCCCTGAATCAGAAACTGCGATTGATGCTCAAGTGAATATGGTGGACAACGCAGTAAACCGTGGCGTAGCGGGGATCGTACTTGCTGCTTCTGACCCAGTAGCTCTTGTGCCAGCAGTGAAAAAAGCCTATGAAAGCGGTATTCCAGTGGTATTAATCGACTCAGGCTTAAACAGCGATGGTAAATACTATCAATCATTCCTTGCAACCGATAACCGTGCAGCTGGTAAATTAGCCGCTGAAAAATTATTAGCTAAAGTGAAAGGCGGTAAAGTAGCGGTGATGTCATTCACCCAAGGTGCT
Above is a genomic segment from Actinobacillus indolicus containing:
- a CDS encoding ABC transporter permease; translation: MSDKYKDLLRKMAALAGLVLLVIFFSVTNEFFFTSNNIMTVGLQTSTIALIGIGATCVILTGGIDLSTGSVVALSGVAAAMIVNAGVPVPLGMVLGILVGGICGLVNGILVTQMKLPPFIATLGMMMVARGLALYVTNAAPVSGMPESFAALGNGALFKIVEEGPNGLPKVVFAGIPYPVIIMIFITVLFTFALTKLKVGRYIYAIGSNEEAARLSGIKTNVVKIYAYVASGLLSGLTGVILASRLVTAQPNGGVAYELDAIASAVVGGTSLMGGVGTIPGTLIGSFIIGVLRNGLNMNGVSSFVQMIVIGLVIIVAVSLDQLRQSKKLGKK
- a CDS encoding ABC transporter substrate-binding protein; its protein translation is MKKLAIVTATVLGLSTLFAGSAWAKSDEIAVIVKSANSTFWQNVRKGAETAGTDLGGKYKVTFQGPESETAIDAQVNMVDNAVNRGVAGIVLAASDPVALVPAVKKAYESGIPVVLIDSGLNSDGKYYQSFLATDNRAAGKLAAEKLLAKVKGGKVAVMSFTQGAASAIERTGGFIDEVKSKADYKIVGPYYSNSEMVTALNQTEDVLGSNPDIAAIFGANEPTAVGMARAVKQKGFAGKIVAVGFDGNSDLQNFVRDGTLDGIVVQSSYQMGYKGVDTIGKIIKGEKVEKTIDTGVVYVTKENIDSEEAKAVLY